A window of Longimicrobium sp. genomic DNA:
CAAGAACAACTGGTGGGCCACCTACGCCCTCTGGGTCTTTCGCCTCTTCGGCCACGACCGCGTCAAGGTGATGGACGGCGGCCGCAAGAAGTGGGAGGACGAGGGCCGCCCCATGACCACCGACGCGCCGCCGTATCCCCCGTCCGAGTACCCCCTGCCGAAGCGCGACGACGAGCGCATCCGCGCCTTTCGCGAGGACGTGCTCCAGCACATCGGGCAGCGCGGCCAGCTCGTGGACGTCCGCTCGCCCGAGGAGTTCAGCGGCGAGAAGCTGCACATGCCGGACTACCCGCAGGAAGGAGCCATGCGCGGCGGCCACATTCCGGGCGCGAAGAGCATGCCCTGGGCGCGCGCCGTGAACCCCGACACGGGCGAGTTCCGCTCCGCCGGCGAGCTGCGCGCGCTCTACCAGGAGCAGCTCGGCCTCGACCCCGCCCAGCCGACCATCGCGTACTGCCGCATCGGCGAGCGCTCGTCGCACACCTGGTTCGCCCTCACGTACCTGCTCGGCTTCCCCAACGTCCGCAACTACGACGGCTCGTGGACGGAGTGGGGCAACTCGGTGCGCCTTCCCATCGAGAAGTAAGCGGCGGACACGAACTCTCGAAGGGCCGGTACGAGACATGTACCGGCCCTGGATTGTTTCATCGCGTCGTCCAGAATGAGCCTTTCTCTTGACACAATCCCCGGGGGATGAAATCATTCCTGACGTACCGCTTGATCCCTACCCGCCTGACCTGCTCTCCAGAAAACCTCCTTGTGTCGCATAAGCGACCCACACCGCTTTTCGGCGGCGTGGCGCTTTTTTTCTGGTGCGCTCCCGCTCGCAACTCGTTCTATCCCACGCCTTCGCAGAGTCAAACGCCCATGAACGCACGCAGTCGTACGAGCATCCTGATCTTCTTAACCGCCGTGCTTGCTGGAGCGGCACCGTCCTCTGCCGTAGGCCAGCGGGGCTTCACCGTAGCCATCCGCCCGCCGGTCCAGAATCCCCAGAAACACACACGTTACCAGCAGTGGCTGCAGCAGAGCCAAATGCTTCAGCAACTCGCACGGAGCGTCAATCAAGGCTTCAACATTCCGCAGCAGGCTTATATCACGGGCGCAGAGTGCGGACAGGAGAACGCCTTCTGGCAACCCGAACAGCGCGTTGTCGTGATCTGCTATGAAATGATCGACGCGATATTCAAGGAATTCCAAAACGACGGGCTCACGCCGGAGCAGTTCGGGACTGCAGTCGCGTCTAGCACGATCTTCATCGTCATGCACGAGGTCGGGCATGCGCTGGTCGATCTGCTAGACTTGCCGGTGACGGGCAGAGAGGAGGATGTGGTCGACCAGTTCGCCACCATCGCGCTGGCGCAGGACAGCCCTGAGCTCGCGCTCTGGGCAGCCGTGTTCTGGCGTACGAAGAACGATCTCGGAGACATAGGCGTATTTCGAGCCGACCCGACACCGTTCGACGATGAGCACAGCTTCGATATGCAGCGCTTCTACAACGTGCTCTGCTGGACTTACGGCAAGGACCCGCAGAACCGTGGTCAGATCCTTTCAG
This region includes:
- a CDS encoding sulfurtransferase; translated protein: MPDSTPIDQRGYAHPDALVSTEWVAAHLDDPSVRLVESDEDVLLYEVGHIPGAVKIDWHTDLQHPLNRDYLDEESFARLMRERGISPETTVIFYGDKNNWWATYALWVFRLFGHDRVKVMDGGRKKWEDEGRPMTTDAPPYPPSEYPLPKRDDERIRAFREDVLQHIGQRGQLVDVRSPEEFSGEKLHMPDYPQEGAMRGGHIPGAKSMPWARAVNPDTGEFRSAGELRALYQEQLGLDPAQPTIAYCRIGERSSHTWFALTYLLGFPNVRNYDGSWTEWGNSVRLPIEK
- a CDS encoding DUF4344 domain-containing metallopeptidase; translated protein: MKSFLTYRLIPTRLTCSPENLLVSHKRPTPLFGGVALFFWCAPARNSFYPTPSQSQTPMNARSRTSILIFLTAVLAGAAPSSAVGQRGFTVAIRPPVQNPQKHTRYQQWLQQSQMLQQLARSVNQGFNIPQQAYITGAECGQENAFWQPEQRVVVICYEMIDAIFKEFQNDGLTPEQFGTAVASSTIFIVMHEVGHALVDLLDLPVTGREEDVVDQFATIALAQDSPELALWAAVFWRTKNDLGDIGVFRADPTPFDDEHSFDMQRFYNVLCWTYGKDPQNRGQILSELPQGRAARCPGEYQRMASSWDRILAPHQRGATTLPPPPRAPRVANVGGTWDIVEQIGSLTSDFYCESRIQMNVQQLTQVFTAPYRQTGRCTINGQQIDNPGNGEIERGTVDANGMRFQMETCNYAGVLQAGSPNVIVGNLACAVNQEDGTTRTVNGVWRATRR